GAAGGATCAATCATGAAGGCCGATTATCCTACAGTTAATTATACTGCACAGAGGGTTCCTTATATTCCGGAGGCGGAAGTTTCCATGGAGGCTGTAATCGCTGTAATCAGCGGCATCAGGAACATCAGGGGTGAAATGAACATCAATCCTTCTGTTGAGCTCGAAGCCATTTTACAGACAGATAATCCTTTCACGATGGATACACTGATAAGCAATCAGGATTTGATTATAAACCTTGCAAGGCTCAAATCCATTGAAATTGGAAAGCCTGGTGAAAGGCCAAAGTCTGCGGCAACAGCCATTGCCGGCGAAGTCTCTGTTTTTGTTCCTCTTGTGGGCGTAATAGATTTTGCCAAAGAAGCCGAACGCCTGGAAAAGGAAATGGCCAAGGTGTCCAAGGAAATGGACTCTCTTTCTAAAAAGCTTGAAAATCCTGAATTCACTTCCAAGGCTCCTGAAAAGGTAATCAAAAAAGTTAAAGAAGATCATGATCAGGCAAGTGAGAAACACGGAAAACTTCAGGCCAATCTCGACAAGATAAAAAATTTTTCAAGTTAAATTTAAAAAAAGCCAGGCCCTGATTAATTGAATAAGAGCACATTCAGTCAGTCAGGGCCTTATTTTTCAGGTATTGATATGAATATTCATGTGGAAAAGCTCATACAGCTTGCTCTTGAGGAAGATCTTGGCCCTGGCGATATAACAACCCAGTTGCTTGTTTCAAAGGAAAAGAGCGGATTAGCTGAGATTGTGGCAAAGGAAGATCTTATTTTAGCAGGATCTGAAACAGTGGAAGCGGTTTTTAAGAAGCTGGACATTGAAACCATGGTTAAATTTAATTTCATTGACGGCGAATTTATAACAAATGGCAGTATCATTGCTGAAATAAGCGGAAAGCTGACAGTGCTTCTTGAAGGAGAACGCACGGCCCTCAATTTTCTTCAGAGGCTTTGCGGCATAGCCACCCATGTTAGGGCCTATATTGCCGAGATGGGGGATTCGGGTAAAACCAGATTGGTCGACACGAGAAAAACAACTCCTGGCTGGAGAGTTCTTGAAAAATATGCGGTCAGGGTAGGGGGGGCGGGTAATCATCGTATTGCCCTTTATGACGGTATTCTGATCAAGGATAATCATATAGCTGTATGCGGGGGAGTCAAAAAAGCTGTCGAAACGGCCAGAGCAAACGCCCATCATCTGCTTAAAATTGAGGTTGAAGTTACAAATATGCAGGAGCTTGGAGAAGCACTTGATGCCGGAGCAGATGTCATTATGCTCGATAATATGAATGATGAACAAATTCTTGCCGCAGTTAAAACTATTAATGGCAGAGCTCTTGTTGAGGTCTCGGGAATGGTAAGAAAAGACAGGCTTGCATTTCTTTCCAATACAGGCGTTGATATTGTTTCTTCAGGAGCTCTCACTCATCAGGCAAAGTCTGTTGATATAAGCATGAGAATCATCAGCAAGGATTAAGGGTATAAGGCTTAATGTTTCCTATCAGAGATAACATACCTTCCAAGAACTACCCTGTGGTAAATTACTCGCTTATTGCAGTAGATATTGCCGTATTTTTAATTCAGCTGATGCTCGGGTCAAACGAGAACGCATTTGTATATACATACGGATTTGTGCCCGCAAGATATACGATCAGGGAAATCGGGCTTGCATTTTCCATGGATCAGCAGTTCTTTTCTTTAGTTTCCTTCATGTTCCTGCACGGAGGCTTTTTTCATCTTATTTCAAATATGTGGATTCTTTATATCTTCGGCGATAATGTCGAAGATCATATGGGACCAGCCAAATATCTTGTGTTTTATATTCTTAGCGGTTTTGTGTCTTGCCTCGCCCATTTTATTTCAGGGCCGAATTCCAACATACCCATAATAGGCGCCAGCGGAGCTATCGCCGGAGTTATGGGCGCATATTTTATTCTTTATCCAAAGGCAAAGATCCTAACCCTGTTTTTTTTCCCATTTATATGGGAAATCCCGGCTTATGTTTTTCTTGGATTTTGGTTCATTCTTCAGATTTTCAGTGTCATGGGTTCAGGGATTAACGCTTCCGGAATTGCCTGGTGGGCCCATATAGGCGGATTTGTTTTCGGCGTATTCATGCTGAAATTTTTTTGCAGATTACCATCTCCAGGATCTTCCAATATATTGTCAAACGCAACCCAGAGGAAGAAGACATTCGGGTTGCAGACAATAAGGCCAATGAGTCCTATGGATCAGCCCGATCTTTACGGGACAATAGTTATTACCGGATATGAGGCTCTCACAGGAACTACCAAGATGGTCAATGTCCCCTGGGGATTCCAGAGCAGAATTTATAAAGTCGATGTACCCGCAGGAGTGGCTCCTGGGAAAATGATAAGGCTGAAGGGGTTGGGCCGGATTCAGGCCGGGGGTGAGCGAGGCGATCTTTATCTTAAAGTTGCAATAGACAACAGCAGAACTTGAAATTGAAGACTTTTATATAGCGTCAATATAGATGGTCTCGCAAAAAGTCAGAAAAATGCTTCAGCGCCATGTATAGCTTGATTCGGCATACAGTATTTTCAGGTACTTCTGGATTCCGGCCTTAGTCGTAATGACGGGAATTGGATTTTTTGCGGCTTTGTCAATATAGATTTAGTCGACACTTTATGGATTTTAAATGAGCGAATACTTTATTGCAGTGATTATTGGTATTGTCGAAGGGCTTACAGAATATCTTCCAATTTCTTCTACAGGCCATATGATTCTTGTGGGCAACATGATAGGCTTCACAGGTGAAAAAGCATCTGTTTTTGAAGTGTTTATCCAGCTTGGAGCAATCCTTGCCGTATTGATACTTTACAGAGATAAATTCATGGACATGCTTAGGCCTGAAAAACTCAAACTGGTGAATTACAAAGAAAATGGGCTGTCATTAATACATGTCATGGCTGCGATTGTGCCTGTAATGGGTATAGGCTATATCCTCCACAAGCCGATCAAGAACCATCTTTTTTCAACGAATACGGTGATAATAGGTCTTTTACTAGGCTCAATTGTCATGCTTGCAGCAGAAAAATTTGCGAAACAGCATCTCATAGATGATATTGATAAAATAACTGTCAAACAGGCTTTTTTAGTCGGTCTTTTCCAGATACTTTCTCTATGGCCAGGGTTTTCAAGATCCGGCTCAACAATTTCAGGAGGACTTCTTCTTGGAATGAGCAGGAAATCAGCCGCTGAATTCTCTTTTATAATAGCTGTCCCTTTGATGGGTGTCGCATGTCTTTATGATTTTCTTAAGATCTGGAAGCTTCTTTCCATTTCGGATCTTAAATTTTTTGCTGCCGGATTTGCCGTTGCATTTGTTGTGGCTTATTTCTCAATCATTTGGCTGATAAGGTTTTTAAATAAATCCAGCCTTGCGTCCTTTGCCATATATCGATTTATCCTCGCAGGAGTCTCTTATTATTATTTTTTCATAAGATGATGGATTACGGCAGTTAACCCGCAATAATGAAGTTTTTGCGAGATTCATATTTATCCACTTTGCTTTTTAATCCATCTTTATTATTTTATGTGGCTCTGCCTGATTTTCAGTTAAGAAGTGCCTTTTATGGTTAATTTGCCATCAAAAAAGGGTGATGTGTAGGTCGGATTAGGACTCCCTTTGTCCGTAATCCGACGTTAAGCCGAGTGCCTCCTGCGGGTCGTTTTTTGT
The nucleotide sequence above comes from Desulforegula conservatrix Mb1Pa. Encoded proteins:
- a CDS encoding rhomboid family intramembrane serine protease, producing the protein MFPIRDNIPSKNYPVVNYSLIAVDIAVFLIQLMLGSNENAFVYTYGFVPARYTIREIGLAFSMDQQFFSLVSFMFLHGGFFHLISNMWILYIFGDNVEDHMGPAKYLVFYILSGFVSCLAHFISGPNSNIPIIGASGAIAGVMGAYFILYPKAKILTLFFFPFIWEIPAYVFLGFWFILQIFSVMGSGINASGIAWWAHIGGFVFGVFMLKFFCRLPSPGSSNILSNATQRKKTFGLQTIRPMSPMDQPDLYGTIVITGYEALTGTTKMVNVPWGFQSRIYKVDVPAGVAPGKMIRLKGLGRIQAGGERGDLYLKVAIDNSRT
- the nadC gene encoding carboxylating nicotinate-nucleotide diphosphorylase; protein product: MNKSTFSQSGPYFSGIDMNIHVEKLIQLALEEDLGPGDITTQLLVSKEKSGLAEIVAKEDLILAGSETVEAVFKKLDIETMVKFNFIDGEFITNGSIIAEISGKLTVLLEGERTALNFLQRLCGIATHVRAYIAEMGDSGKTRLVDTRKTTPGWRVLEKYAVRVGGAGNHRIALYDGILIKDNHIAVCGGVKKAVETARANAHHLLKIEVEVTNMQELGEALDAGADVIMLDNMNDEQILAAVKTINGRALVEVSGMVRKDRLAFLSNTGVDIVSSGALTHQAKSVDISMRIISKD
- a CDS encoding undecaprenyl-diphosphate phosphatase, whose translation is MSEYFIAVIIGIVEGLTEYLPISSTGHMILVGNMIGFTGEKASVFEVFIQLGAILAVLILYRDKFMDMLRPEKLKLVNYKENGLSLIHVMAAIVPVMGIGYILHKPIKNHLFSTNTVIIGLLLGSIVMLAAEKFAKQHLIDDIDKITVKQAFLVGLFQILSLWPGFSRSGSTISGGLLLGMSRKSAAEFSFIIAVPLMGVACLYDFLKIWKLLSISDLKFFAAGFAVAFVVAYFSIIWLIRFLNKSSLASFAIYRFILAGVSYYYFFIR